A single window of Halotalea alkalilenta DNA harbors:
- the mtnA gene encoding S-methyl-5-thioribose-1-phosphate isomerase, whose protein sequence is MSDQAARLPPSVEWRDGALILLDQRRLPLEVRYRRLTRVEEVWEAIKQLEVRGAPAIGIAAGFGIALWALDAEADSPQSLLEGLERTRVYLESSRPTAVNLAWAVRRIFRACQSEPSVAAIRARALLEAQAIQAEDAEACRKIGEHGLALLPAGATVMTICNAGAIATARYGTALAPFHLARERGLELSVIACETRPLLQGARLTTWELASIGIDVTLITDSMAAHVMKTRRIDAVIVGADRIARNGDSANKIGTYGLALLARAHGIPFYVAAPFSTIDFELADGSGIPIEERDEKEIVEIQGQRIAPEGIKVFNPAFDVTPNELIEGLITERGVIRCAELDCHQARAMG, encoded by the coding sequence ATGAGCGACCAGGCCGCCCGCCTGCCCCCGTCGGTGGAATGGCGCGATGGCGCCTTGATCCTGCTCGACCAGCGCCGGCTGCCGCTCGAAGTGCGCTATCGTCGATTGACCCGGGTCGAGGAAGTCTGGGAGGCGATCAAGCAGTTGGAGGTTCGTGGCGCGCCTGCGATCGGTATCGCCGCGGGCTTTGGCATCGCGCTCTGGGCTCTGGATGCCGAGGCCGACTCACCGCAGTCACTGCTGGAGGGGCTGGAGCGAACCCGTGTCTATCTCGAGAGTTCGCGGCCAACCGCGGTGAACCTGGCCTGGGCGGTACGCCGCATCTTTCGGGCCTGCCAGTCGGAGCCGAGCGTGGCGGCGATCCGCGCTCGCGCGCTGCTCGAGGCCCAGGCGATCCAGGCCGAGGATGCCGAGGCCTGCCGCAAGATCGGGGAGCATGGCCTGGCCCTGCTTCCCGCCGGGGCGACGGTGATGACGATCTGCAATGCGGGCGCGATCGCCACCGCCCGCTATGGCACCGCGCTGGCCCCCTTCCACCTCGCCCGCGAGCGAGGCCTCGAACTCTCGGTGATCGCCTGTGAGACCCGTCCGCTGCTACAGGGAGCGCGGCTGACCACCTGGGAGCTGGCCAGCATCGGCATCGACGTCACGCTGATCACCGATTCGATGGCCGCCCATGTGATGAAGACCCGCAGGATCGATGCGGTGATCGTCGGCGCCGACCGCATCGCGCGCAACGGCGACAGCGCCAACAAGATCGGCACCTACGGGCTTGCGCTGCTGGCCCGCGCCCATGGCATCCCTTTCTATGTCGCCGCCCCTTTCTCGACCATCGACTTCGAACTCGCCGATGGCTCCGGCATTCCGATCGAGGAGCGCGACGAGAAGGAGATCGTCGAAATCCAGGGGCAGCGCATCGCCCCCGAAGGGATCAAGGTGTTCAACCCCGCCTTCGACGTTACCCCGAACGAATTGATCGAAGGGCTGATCACTGAACGTGGAGTGATCCGCTGCGCCGAACTCGACTGTCACCAAGCCCGGGCCATGGGATGA